In Glycine max cultivar Williams 82 chromosome 7, Glycine_max_v4.0, whole genome shotgun sequence, a single window of DNA contains:
- the LOC100815270 gene encoding uncharacterized protein, translating to MGNCCEPTSSTGWDGEDWSDLTTSKKTRSNKVFDETLAHGKVQKKEKLMGPLRASPDANGKATDVRISKKELAELLEKQQVHVNNKKQVGRASSEQVLLRLIKARRHHDSRHGFWRPDLESIPEVS from the coding sequence ATGGGAAACTGTTGTGAGCCTACATCATCAACGGGCTGGGATGGCGAAGACTGGAGTGATTTGACGACGTCCAAGAAGACCAGATCAAACAAGGTGTTTGACGAAACTCTTGCTCATGGCAAAGTgcagaagaaggagaagcttaTGGGACCGCTAAGAGCTTCTCCTGATGCCAATGGTAAGGCAACAGATGTAAGGATTTCAAAGAAAGAGTTGgcagaattgttggagaagcaACAAGTACATGTTAATAACAAGAAGCAAGTAGGGAGAGCTTCTTCAGAACAAGTTTTGCTACGCTTAATAAAGGCTAGAAGACATCATGATTCTCGTCATGGATTCTGGCGTCCCGACCTAGAGAGTATTCCTGAGGTTAGTTGA
- the LOC102668924 gene encoding uncharacterized protein — protein sequence MNTRKHPIPSGRNFPSVNFRRTSPKTHLSARKLAARLWHLRFFKPKLQSSPPRVKLTEQEGTKRANTPIRKLLRETKLIGGDSVLLSELLRAQTCINKLKAEHKFSKKKLEDEKLLWKRREFIKNQALLEDLKDKLARERTSRERMESVNAKLIHELAEAKLYAKQFMVNYKEEKRKRGIIEQVCNELAMQMGEDKARLEGIRVEMEEERNMFRIAWLLREESIQMKLLDAKLALEDKYNHMIHLIAHLQSFLSSRGHELGAMDAQLVKQAAESLNLELSYDLAKSNDVFDEIKIKESVFKVEPYYPSNLIGPSSTVHIVSLDEDHCLNNNANQNIHGLECCENAEDGCYEHSDSVPQQKSQDSKIGKRKGRLARNAVKSGGKGSGESGFRQWELLGQPVNPHITRGMKGCIEWPRGIPKINSKVIIPLEERVRKQKSQLQHILKPH from the exons ATGAACACTCGCAAACACCCAATTCCTTCAGGCCGCAACTTCCCTTCCGTCAATTTCCGCCGCACCTCCCCCAAAACTCACCTTTCCGCCAGGAAGCTTGCAGCGCGCTTATGGCACTTGCGCTTTTTCAAGCCCAAG CTTCAATCTTCTCCGCCACGTGTCAAGCTTACAGAGCAAGAGGGTACCAAACGCGCCAACACTCCTATCCGGAAGCTTCTTAGAGAAACCAAATTAATAGGTGGTGACTCTGTTCTCCTCTCAGAACTCCTTCGTGCTCAAACCTGCATTAACAAGCTCAAAGCTGAACACAAGTTCTCCAAGAAAAAGCTTGAGGATGAAAAGCTTCTCTGGAAGCGTCGAGAATTCATCAAGAATCAAGCGCTGCTAGAGGACTTGAAGGATAAGTTAGCCAGGGAAAGGACAAGTAGAGAGAGAATGGAATCTGTGAATGCCAAATTGATACATGAGCTTGCCGAAGCAAAACTATATGCCAAACAATTTATGGTTAACTACAAGGaggaaaagaggaaaagagGAATAATTGAGCAAGTGTGCAACGAATTGGCGATGCAAATGGGAGAAGACAAGGCTAGGCTGGAGGGAATTCGCGTGGAAATGGAGGAAGAGAGGAACATGTTTCGCATAGCATGGCTGTTGCGTGAAGAGAGCATCCAAATGAAGCTGCTCGACGCGAAACTTGCCCTGGAAGATAAGTATAATCACATGATCCATTTGATTGCGCATCTGCAAAGTTTCTTGAGCTCAAGGGGTCATGAACTGGGCGCCATGGACGCTCAGTTGGTCAAACAGGCAGCTGAATCACTCAATCTTGAACTTTCATATGACTTGGCCAAGTCAAATGATGTTTTTGATGAGATCAAAATTAAGGAGAGTGTGTTTAAAGTTGAACCCTACTACCCTTCCAATCTCATTGGCCCCTCATCCACCGTCCACATTGTGAGTCTTGACGAAGATCATTGCCTCAACAATAATGCTAACCAAAACATTCATGGATtagaatgttgtgaaaatgcaGAGGATGGTTGTTACGAGCACTCTGATTCTGTGCCACAACAAAAGTCACAAGATTCAAAAATTGGTAAGCGTAAAGGGAGACTCGCAAGAAATGCAGTTAAGAGCGGTGGGAAAGGTTCGGGTGAAAGTGGTTTCAGACAATGGGAATTATTGGGACAACCTGTGAATCCGCACATAACTCGTGGGATGAAAGGATGCATCGAATGGCCACGAGGCATtcccaagatcaattccaaggtCATCATCCCTTTGGAAGAAAGAGTGCGAAAACAGAAATCTCAGTTACAACATATACTTAAGCCTCATTAA